One window of the Ammospiza nelsoni isolate bAmmNel1 chromosome 2, bAmmNel1.pri, whole genome shotgun sequence genome contains the following:
- the LOC132087563 gene encoding uncharacterized protein LOC132087563, with the protein MGPYVLAVTLVAAGREEVNDQKLKTEIGREGECYESNGVFIFLSHSCYKISEKQSHDLEDENSPARQESSENSGADASDTGEEGGDVASVGRKLEGIHLKNRNVDDGQILKKKRVPVDVILQGDERNIPKWITITTPSSSKSRHSTLPGQELRGNRAGVCRKKLEFSNECSSSKYPQLQHSAVPLPSNTVASPRHRPCPELNMTSCDSILGGCQSADEGCSLSSTDLSGLYPAMVAIFTELMTKHSQRKVLKYMFGHLRSKRRHSRRPKLNVTVDKKRESGSCKRKPKKAFHSMCSCRSEDNQNPTFGNESREFCSDSCPVSNSSALVSYACADTNETKMHYSDSSLEQHLASGKSQEVFKHTAFPDVMDRMGETFLVEDKLQTIASPKNSEYIEGEKFTYKLFSEPSFITSAASSDSRAFHLVKESKTQKADFCVGTSELCSSACSSYGNRDNSMSTINFSPARSTNTMFIWPQKITSSQHKESFSSWKQNSLKRDEEIDAAFDELYYRVISGEYFKPLTLTRPLLNSQSHEEKGTLVKSNLSDSERSLKQRDTEFEKLCGKSVPKFPGLQRASNFRKYEEIQMPETVNALVNSPVRTYSAISSAKRAGNFQNHPLCSPGKRLKFIPEYCFSSSKCQEISHSKEGNLQRSGMDFLSTYNCSKPSFFADRNFHCQGSGPHDSSQQSFLGISGTSLQESGTAGAHSGWPGAMENCSSLRSVIKHHPRMKMSVGEPKLITAADLNTERQVSVVKTSRTPARRAAEHKTSIQETKLH; encoded by the exons aaattgaaaacagaaataggAAGAGAGGGTGAGTGTTATGAAAGTAAtggagtttttattttcctctcccatTCATGCTACAAAATATCAGAGAAGCAGAGCCATGATCTTGAAGATGAGAACTCACCAGCACGCCAG GAATCTTCTGAGAACTCTGGTGCAGATGCATCTGATACAG GTGAAGAAGGTGGTGATGTAGCCTCCGTAGGAAGAAAACTTGAAGGAATTCATCTCAAG AATCGGAATGTAGATGATGGACaaatcctgaagaaaaaaagagttccAGTGGATGTGATATTACAAGGTGATgagagaaatattcccaaatgGATAACG atAACAACTCCAAGTTCGTCAAAAAGTCGTCATTCAACTTTGCCAGGGCAAGAACTGCGTG GCAATCGAGCTGGTGTTTGCAGAAAGAAGCTAGAGTTTTCAAATGAATGTTCTTCATCCAAATATCCACAGTTACAACATTCTGCTGTTCCCCTTCCATCAAATACAGTAGCCTCACCCAGGCATCGACCTTGTCCAGAACTGAACATGACTTCATGTGATAGTATCCTTGGAGGATGCCAGTCTGCAGATGAGGGATGCTCCTTGAGCAGTACAGATCTTTCAGGCTTATATCCAGCAATGGTAGCAATATTTACAGAGCTTATGACAAAGCATTCTCAGAGAAAAGTGTTGAAGTACATGTTTGGACACTTAAGGTCCAAGAGACGGCATTCTAGAAGACCAAAGCTCAATGTTACTGTAGACAAAAAGAGAGAGTCCGGATCTTGTAAACGGAAACCAAAGAAGGCATTCCACAGCATGTGTAGCTGTAGAAGTGAAGACAACCAAAATCCAACTTTCGGAAATGAGAGCAGAGAATTCTGTTCTGACAGTTGTCCCGTTAGTAATTCATCTGCTCTGGTGTCTTATGCTTGTGCTGATACAAATGAAACCAAAATGCACTACTCTGACTCAAGTTTAGAACAACATTTGGCATCTGGAAAAAGTCAAGAAGTCTTCAAACATACTGCTTTTCCTGATGTTATGGATAGAATGGGAGAGACATTTCTAGTTGAAGATAAATTACAGACTATTGCCTCACCAAAGAATTCAGAATACATAGAAGGTGAAAAATTTACTTACAAACTTTTCTCAGAACCCAGTTTTATAACATCTGCTGCCAGTTCAGATTCAAGAGCGTTTCATCTTGTAAAAGAGAGTAAGACTCAGAAAGCGGACTTTTGTGTTGGTACCTCGGAGTTGTGTTCATCTGCTTGCAGTTCCTATGGCAATAGAGACAATTCTATGTCTACCATAAATTTTTCTCCTGCAAGATCAACAAATACTATGTTCATATGGCCTCAAAAAATAACTTCTTCCCAGCACAAAGAGTCATTTTCCTCCTGGAAGCAGAATTCTTTAAAGAGGGACGAAGAAATAGATGCTGCATTTGACGAACTCTACTACAGAGTGATTTCTGGGGAATACTTCAAGCCTTTGACATTGACAAGACCTCTTTTAAACTCACAGAGCCATGAAGAGAAAGGAACATTAGTGAAGAGTAATCTAAGTGATTCTGAGAGGTCCCTTAAACAGCGTGATACAGAATTCGAGAAACTGTGTGGGAAGTCTGTTCCAAAATTTCCTGGGCTTCAGAGAGCTTCAAATTTCAGGAAATATGAAGAAATACAGATGCCTGAAACTGTAAATGCTCTTGTTAATTCTCCTGTTAGAACTTATTCTGCAATTTCCAGTGCTAAAAGAGCAGGAAATTTTCAAAACCATCCTCTTTGTTCACCAGGAAAGCGACTGAAATTTATACCGGaatattgtttttcttcaagCAAATGTCAGGAGATTTCCCACAGTAAAGAGGGTAATCTTCAGAGAAGTGGCATGGATTTTTTGAGCACATACAACTGTAGCAAGCCCAGCTTTTTTGCTGATCGCAACTTTCATTGTCAG GGCTCTGGACCTCATGATTCTTCACAACAAAGTTTTCTTGGTATCTCTGGCACTTCCCTGCAAG AATCTGGGACTGCAGGTGCACACTCTGGTTGGCCTGGAGCAATGGAGAATTGCAGCTCTCTCAGAAGTGTGATCAAGCATCACCCAAG AATGAAAATGAGTGTGGGAGAGCCCAAGCTAATCACAGCTGCAGACTTGAACACTGAGAGGCAAGTGTCTGTGGTCAAAACTAGCCGGACTCCAGCAAGGAGAGCTGCTGAGCACAAGACA agtATACAGGAAACTAAGCTACACTGA